A region from the Candidatus Electrothrix scaldis genome encodes:
- a CDS encoding type I restriction enzyme HsdR N-terminal domain-containing protein, with protein sequence MDLIDKIKELAARVPKQLEHIETEEATKNAFIMPFINALGYDIFNPMEVIPEFTADIGTKKGEKVDYAIKKDDDIIILIECKWCGANLQHEHASQLYRYFSATEARFAILTNGVTYQFYSDIDEPNKMDSKPFFTFDMLSFQDHQVSELKKFTKSAFSLEDILTTASTLKYTSAIKKILEKELADPSEPFVRFFASQIFDGRLTKTVIEQFTDIVKEARKQFLNEKINERIKSALSANDVPEQETKPQVLEETVVQEDNNGIVTTDEEIEGYHVVKAILRESVDVSRVVMRDTKSYCGILLDDNNRKPICRLHFNRTQKYLGVMTQKQEEKIPIELIDDIYKYSDQIKATVFEYDQESIL encoded by the coding sequence ATGGATTTGATAGACAAAATAAAAGAGTTAGCAGCACGGGTTCCAAAACAGCTTGAGCATATTGAAACAGAGGAGGCAACCAAGAATGCTTTTATAATGCCATTTATAAACGCACTTGGTTATGATATTTTTAACCCAATGGAGGTTATACCTGAATTTACCGCTGATATTGGGACGAAAAAAGGCGAGAAGGTTGATTATGCAATAAAAAAGGACGATGATATCATTATTCTGATTGAGTGCAAATGGTGTGGTGCAAACCTCCAGCATGAGCATGCTTCACAGTTATATCGTTATTTTTCAGCAACTGAAGCCCGTTTTGCTATTTTAACGAATGGTGTAACTTATCAGTTCTATTCCGATATCGATGAGCCCAATAAGATGGATTCAAAGCCATTTTTTACCTTCGATATGCTTTCCTTCCAAGATCATCAAGTCTCTGAACTGAAAAAGTTTACCAAGTCAGCTTTTTCCCTCGAAGATATTCTTACCACTGCAAGTACGTTGAAGTACACAAGTGCTATAAAGAAGATTCTGGAAAAAGAGTTGGCTGATCCTTCTGAACCCTTTGTACGCTTTTTTGCTTCTCAAATCTTTGATGGTCGTTTGACAAAAACGGTCATTGAACAATTTACAGATATAGTAAAAGAAGCGAGAAAACAATTCCTTAACGAGAAGATTAATGAGCGTATAAAATCAGCCTTGTCAGCAAATGATGTTCCAGAGCAAGAGACTAAACCGCAGGTTCTGGAAGAGACGGTAGTTCAGGAGGATAATAATGGAATAGTAACCACTGATGAAGAAATCGAAGGGTATCACGTTGTAAAAGCTATTCTGCGAGAAAGTGTTGATGTGTCTCGGGTGGTAATGCGGGATACAAAGAGTTATTGTGGCATTCTCCTTGACGATAACAATCGAAAACCAATCTGTCGGCTTCATTTTAATCGTACTCAAAAGTATTTGGGAGTCATGACGCAGAAGCAAGAAGAGAAGATTCCTATAGAGCTGATTGATGACATTTACAAGTATTCTGATCAAATAAAGGCTACGGTTTTTGAGTACGATCAGGAGAGTATCTTGTAG
- a CDS encoding Fic family protein produces MESYTPPLTLTSRILDLVEQIGEVLGRLQVNREQQVAPHLRRDNRIRTVQASLAIEGNTLSLEQVTAVLAGKRVLGTPKEVQEVRNSFLAYEQLGQWQPGELAHLCEAHKVLMTALLDEPGKLRRGSVGIKRQGEVIHVAPPAENLPALLNSLLNWLATTDLHPLVASSAFYYELEFIHPFMDGNGRLGRLWQTLILGQWRSIFLFIPIETVVYDRQEEYYRALRQSDSEGESTCFVEFMLFAMLAACEELSTPEVTPEVAPEVQQLLGVLEGEMNRRAIQEELGLKAEKNFRLLYLRPALDAGLIEMTIPDKPRSSKQCYRLTPAGHAVRKTRAVL; encoded by the coding sequence ATGGAAAGCTATACACCGCCTTTAACACTGACTTCGCGCATTCTCGATCTGGTGGAGCAGATAGGCGAGGTTTTGGGGCGCCTCCAGGTGAACAGAGAGCAACAGGTTGCGCCCCATTTGCGGCGTGATAATCGTATCCGTACTGTTCAGGCATCACTTGCCATAGAGGGGAACACCCTGAGTTTAGAGCAGGTAACAGCCGTGTTGGCCGGTAAACGGGTGCTGGGTACCCCGAAGGAAGTGCAGGAGGTGCGGAATAGCTTTCTTGCCTATGAACAGCTGGGGCAATGGCAACCGGGAGAATTGGCGCATCTATGCGAGGCCCATAAGGTGCTCATGACGGCCCTTCTGGATGAGCCCGGTAAGCTGCGTCGCGGAAGCGTGGGGATCAAACGGCAGGGGGAGGTGATTCATGTAGCTCCTCCTGCTGAGAACCTGCCTGCTTTGCTGAACTCCCTGCTGAATTGGTTGGCTACGACGGACCTCCATCCCTTGGTTGCCAGCTCAGCATTTTATTACGAGCTTGAATTCATTCATCCCTTTATGGATGGTAATGGTCGGCTGGGGCGGCTTTGGCAAACCCTGATTCTGGGGCAATGGCGATCAATCTTTCTTTTCATTCCCATTGAAACGGTGGTTTATGATCGACAGGAGGAATATTATCGAGCCTTGCGCCAGAGCGATAGTGAAGGTGAGTCCACTTGTTTTGTTGAATTCATGCTTTTCGCGATGTTAGCGGCCTGCGAGGAACTATCTACACCCGAAGTTACACCCGAAGTCGCACCCGAAGTGCAGCAGCTGCTTGGAGTGCTTGAGGGCGAGATGAATCGTCGGGCGATTCAGGAAGAGTTGGGTTTGAAAGCGGAAAAGAATTTTCGGTTGCTCTATCTCCGCCCGGCCCTGGATGCGGGCTTGATAGAGATGACCATCCCGGATAAACCGCGCAGTTCCAAGCAATGCTATCGTTTGACCCCGGCCGGGCATGCTGTGCGCAAGACAAGAGCGGTTCTCTAA
- the nhaA gene encoding Na+/H+ antiporter NhaA, which yields MKKATKFIIEFFKIEAAGGILLMTTAALAVLCANIPGVNHLYEGLLHLYPLAWIPGIKEIGLNLSLHHLVNDGLMAIFFFLVGLELKREMLEGELSDRQNIMLPVIGAVGGMLVPALIYSALNTGDAMAMRGWAVPTATDIAFALGVLTLLGSGVPNSLKVFLTSLAIFDDLGAVLIIAFFYTSEIFAVPLAVVAGCAVVLAVMNRMQVTAKAPYLLVGAIMWFATLKSGVHATIAGVLLAMFIPLSSKKNPDVSPLKSLEHSLHSLVAYFILPVFAFANSGLNLKGVGMDQVLHTVPLGIVLGLFVGKQLGVFGLCFLSLKLKIAQLPKEINIGHLYGASLLCGIGFTMSLFIGGLAFQGGEKVFDERIGIILGSLISGAAGYAVLKMVTKKGVVGKDLA from the coding sequence ATGAAAAAGGCGACAAAGTTCATTATTGAGTTTTTTAAGATAGAGGCTGCCGGGGGGATACTCCTGATGACGACGGCTGCCTTGGCTGTACTCTGCGCAAATATCCCAGGGGTGAATCATCTCTATGAGGGGCTGCTTCATCTTTATCCCCTGGCCTGGATACCGGGCATCAAGGAAATCGGGCTGAATCTTTCGCTGCATCATCTTGTGAATGATGGCCTGATGGCGATCTTCTTTTTTCTGGTGGGCCTGGAGTTAAAACGGGAAATGCTGGAAGGCGAGCTCTCGGACAGGCAGAATATCATGCTCCCAGTGATAGGGGCAGTCGGTGGAATGCTGGTCCCGGCCCTTATCTACTCAGCCCTGAATACAGGTGATGCAATGGCGATGCGCGGCTGGGCCGTGCCCACGGCAACGGATATTGCCTTTGCCCTGGGCGTCCTGACCCTGCTGGGCTCTGGGGTGCCGAATTCCTTAAAGGTCTTCCTGACTTCCCTGGCTATTTTTGATGATCTGGGGGCTGTGTTGATCATCGCCTTCTTTTACACCAGTGAGATCTTTGCTGTGCCCCTGGCCGTGGTTGCGGGCTGTGCTGTGGTGCTGGCTGTGATGAACCGGATGCAGGTGACGGCAAAGGCACCTTATCTCCTGGTTGGAGCAATAATGTGGTTTGCCACCCTGAAGTCCGGGGTTCACGCCACCATAGCCGGTGTGCTGCTGGCCATGTTCATTCCCCTTTCCTCGAAAAAGAATCCTGATGTCTCTCCTCTGAAGAGCCTGGAGCATAGTCTCCACTCGCTTGTTGCATACTTTATCCTGCCGGTATTCGCCTTTGCCAATTCCGGCCTTAATCTCAAGGGCGTGGGTATGGATCAGGTGCTACATACGGTACCTCTCGGCATTGTCCTTGGTCTTTTTGTGGGTAAACAACTCGGTGTCTTCGGGCTCTGTTTCCTCTCCCTTAAGCTGAAGATTGCTCAGTTGCCCAAGGAAATTAACATAGGGCATCTCTACGGGGCCTCTCTTCTTTGCGGAATCGGTTTTACCATGAGTCTGTTTATCGGTGGGCTGGCCTTTCAGGGCGGAGAGAAGGTCTTTGATGAGCGGATCGGTATTATTCTGGGCTCTCTCATTTCCGGTGCAGCTGGTTATGCAGTGCTGAAGATGGTGACGAAGAAGGGCGTTGTTGGGAAAGATCTGGCGTAG
- the asd gene encoding aspartate-semialdehyde dehydrogenase, whose translation MKKVGIIGWRGMVGSVLMERMHEEDDFKDIEPLFFSTSQAGQDGPEINGTTYKLLDAHDLNLLKEVDILLSCQGGGYTTEVHPKLRSEGWEGYWIDAASTLRMEENAIIVLDPVNREVIDKGLADGIKDYVGGNCTVSLMLMALAGLFEKGWVEWITSQTYQAASGAGAKNMIELVDQMRLIGENAQNVLDDHESALKVDENVTDSIRSPRFLTKQFGAPLAASLIPWIDREMENGQTREEWKGIAETNKILGNTAENQIPIDGCCVRVGSMRCHSQAFTIKLKQDIPLEDIEEAIVSHNKWVYLVANTKEETVNKLTPTRVTRTLDIPVGRLRKMNLGPEYLSAFSVGDQLLWGAAEPVRRMLKIALEYLG comes from the coding sequence ATGAAAAAAGTAGGTATAATCGGTTGGCGAGGCATGGTGGGGTCCGTGCTGATGGAGCGCATGCATGAGGAAGATGATTTCAAGGACATTGAGCCCTTGTTTTTCTCTACTTCCCAGGCAGGCCAGGATGGCCCCGAGATTAATGGCACTACCTATAAACTGCTTGATGCCCATGATCTGAACTTGCTCAAGGAAGTCGATATTCTGCTCTCCTGTCAGGGTGGGGGGTATACCACAGAGGTACATCCAAAATTGCGCAGCGAGGGCTGGGAGGGATACTGGATTGATGCGGCATCCACTTTGCGTATGGAAGAGAATGCCATCATTGTTCTGGACCCGGTAAATCGCGAGGTGATTGACAAGGGCTTGGCTGATGGCATCAAGGATTATGTTGGCGGTAACTGCACTGTCTCCCTGATGTTGATGGCCTTGGCCGGTCTTTTTGAAAAGGGCTGGGTTGAGTGGATTACCAGTCAGACCTATCAGGCCGCCTCTGGTGCTGGCGCCAAGAATATGATTGAGCTGGTGGATCAGATGCGTCTGATCGGTGAGAATGCCCAGAACGTGCTGGATGATCACGAGTCAGCGTTAAAAGTTGATGAAAATGTCACGGACTCGATCCGCAGCCCGCGTTTTCTGACCAAACAGTTTGGAGCGCCCTTGGCAGCCAGCCTTATTCCCTGGATTGACCGGGAGATGGAAAACGGCCAGACCCGTGAGGAGTGGAAGGGAATTGCTGAGACCAATAAGATCCTGGGAAATACTGCGGAGAATCAGATTCCCATTGACGGTTGTTGTGTGCGGGTCGGCTCCATGCGTTGTCATAGCCAGGCCTTTACCATCAAGCTGAAGCAGGATATCCCTCTGGAGGATATTGAGGAGGCCATTGTCAGCCATAATAAATGGGTCTACCTGGTGGCTAACACCAAGGAAGAAACCGTGAATAAGCTGACCCCCACTCGCGTTACCCGAACCCTGGATATCCCGGTAGGCCGCCTGCGCAAGATGAACCTTGGGCCTGAGTACCTGAGCGCTTTCAGTGTTGGCGATCAGCTCCTTTGGGGGGCTGCTGAGCCGGTACGCCGCATGCTGAAGATTGCCCTGGAGTATCTTGGTTAA